One part of the Rutidosis leptorrhynchoides isolate AG116_Rl617_1_P2 chromosome 1, CSIRO_AGI_Rlap_v1, whole genome shotgun sequence genome encodes these proteins:
- the LOC139898018 gene encoding uncharacterized protein, whose protein sequence is MYGTWESNCAELPRYLNELLYTNPNTIVRFLIDGPPDEKGVDTFKYVFWAFGLAIRAYTMCVLIICIDGTHLKGSYNGKLLLAFAKNANNQVLPIAFAIVDNETNASWTWFLEMFQQHVVQYRKICVISDHHPGILHVMGIYTSQYGWEHRYYLRHVRSNLMKHCPRI, encoded by the coding sequence ATGTATGGCACTTGGGAAAGTAATTGTGCTGAGCTACCTAGGTATTTAAATGAATTACTCTATACCAATCCGAATACAATTGTACGATTCTTAATTGATGGCCCTCCGGATGAGAAAGGTGTAGATACATTCAAGTATGTTTTTTGGGCTTTTGGTCTAGCCATTAGGGCATACACAATGTGTGTACTGATAATTTGCATCGACGGTACCCATTTGAAAGGGAGTTACAATGGTAAGTTGCTTCTTGCTTTTGCGAAAAATGCTAATAATCAAGTTCTTCCAATTGCTTTCGCAATAGTAGACAACGAAACCAACGCTAGTTGGACTTGGTTTTTGGAAATGTTCCAACAACATGTCGTTCAATATAGAAAGATTTGTGTCATTTCAGATCATCACCCTGGTATCCTACATGTGATGGGGATTTATACAAGTCAATATGGGTGGGAACATAGGTATTATTTGCGTCACGTTCGTAGCAACTTAATGAAGCACTGTCCAAGAATCTAA
- the LOC139898007 gene encoding cysteine proteinase inhibitor A-like yields the protein MAHKYSQPRLLLLVTTIALFVLCVTSRTSQNVNGDPVNGVGAWDAEKQYLEELGEYAVLAHNLASQHQLTFEKVISFDNHPGFNHKLTIAATDCGVSHAYEAVVCSKPWIQYKKLISFKHA from the coding sequence ATGGCTCACAAGTACTCTCAACCCCGGTTGCTTCTCCTTGTGACCACAATAGCCTTATTCGTCTTGTGTGTCACATCCCGTACTAGCCAAAATGTTAATGGTGACCCAGTGAACGGAGTTGGGGCTTGGGACGCCGAAAAACAATACTTAGAAGAGTTGGGTGAGTACGCGGTTTTAGCTCATAACCTTGCATCCCAGCACCAGCTGACATTCGAGAAGGTGATCTCGTTTGACAACCATCCAGGGTTTAATCACAAGTTGACAATTGCGGCTACAGACTGTGGTGTATCACATGCGTACGAAGCAGTAGTTTGTTCAAAACCATGGATACAATATAAAAAACTTATTTCCTTTAAacatgcttaa